One segment of Nostoc flagelliforme CCNUN1 DNA contains the following:
- a CDS encoding family 10 glycosylhydrolase codes for MSNHLLNVARSTLFWRRLFAIVFTSSSLLPNFGSEPARAQVTQYCQLSSTAAQEKENLRLSALKGKPDAQTRYQNILKKQAQELQECRTRTWPQVQAIWLRLYPCDIQPGIIDQIMDRIVNRGYNQVYLEVFYDGQALLPVKANPTVWPSVIRTPGAEKADLLATAIQKGRQRGLKVYAWMFTTNFGYTYAQRRDRESAIARNGKGQTSLYVVDNGSQVFIDPYNLQAKRDYYQLVKEILRRRPDGLLLDYVRYPRQAGSDSIATKVSDLWLFSPAIQEALFKRAQNYKGLDLIRRFLSKGFVGAGDIAEVDKLYPQEGEPLWQGRIPSPAQKSILPASDRQPLLQWELWQLAVAHAMQGILDFVTIASYPAKQQGIPTGVVFFPDGNQTVGQGYDSRLQPWDRFPTSLQWHPMAYGNCGNVSCIVTQVQRVLSMAKPGTQIIPALAGKWGESISNRPSLEAQMQALRKFSPQLKGVSHFAYSWQYPENDNDRKFCRTR; via the coding sequence ATGTCTAACCATCTCTTGAACGTTGCAAGATCAACATTATTTTGGCGGCGTCTATTCGCTATTGTTTTCACTAGTAGTTCGTTACTCCCCAACTTTGGAAGCGAACCGGCAAGGGCACAAGTAACCCAGTATTGTCAATTATCATCAACGGCGGCACAAGAAAAAGAAAACTTACGTTTGTCAGCCCTCAAAGGCAAACCAGATGCCCAAACCCGCTATCAAAACATTCTAAAAAAACAGGCACAGGAATTACAGGAGTGCCGCACTAGGACTTGGCCGCAAGTCCAAGCCATTTGGTTGCGCTTATATCCTTGTGACATTCAGCCAGGAATAATTGATCAGATTATGGATCGGATTGTCAACCGTGGCTATAACCAAGTTTATTTAGAAGTATTTTACGACGGGCAGGCATTATTGCCAGTAAAAGCTAACCCGACGGTTTGGCCTTCTGTAATTCGCACCCCAGGAGCAGAAAAGGCCGATTTACTTGCTACAGCAATTCAAAAAGGTCGGCAACGCGGTTTAAAGGTTTACGCTTGGATGTTTACGACCAATTTCGGTTATACTTACGCCCAGCGCCGAGATAGAGAAAGTGCGATCGCTCGTAATGGTAAAGGTCAAACGAGCCTATATGTAGTAGATAACGGCTCTCAAGTATTTATCGACCCCTACAACTTGCAAGCAAAACGCGATTACTACCAATTAGTAAAAGAAATTTTGCGCCGTCGCCCAGATGGCTTGCTACTAGACTATGTACGCTATCCCCGACAAGCAGGAAGTGATTCCATCGCCACTAAAGTTTCAGATTTATGGCTATTTAGTCCCGCAATTCAAGAAGCTTTATTTAAACGGGCACAAAATTACAAAGGGCTGGACTTGATTCGGCGCTTTTTGAGTAAGGGATTCGTCGGCGCTGGAGATATAGCGGAAGTTGATAAACTTTATCCTCAAGAAGGGGAACCTCTGTGGCAAGGACGCATTCCCTCACCAGCGCAAAAGTCAATTTTGCCTGCAAGCGATAGACAGCCGCTTTTACAATGGGAGTTATGGCAGCTTGCTGTTGCCCACGCCATGCAAGGAATTTTAGATTTTGTCACCATAGCCAGTTATCCAGCAAAGCAGCAAGGTATTCCCACAGGAGTAGTGTTTTTCCCGGATGGCAACCAAACTGTAGGACAAGGGTATGATTCCCGTTTGCAACCTTGGGATCGGTTCCCCACTTCATTGCAGTGGCATCCTATGGCTTATGGGAATTGCGGTAATGTCAGTTGTATTGTGACACAAGTGCAACGAGTTTTGAGTATGGCAAAACCGGGTACGCAGATAATCCCAGCTTTAGCAGGTAAATGGGGAGAATCGATCAGTAATCGTCCATCCCTAGAAGCCCAAATGCAGGCACTTCGCAAATTTTCTCCCCAACTGAAGGGAGTTAGCCATTTTGCCTATTCTTGGCAATATCCTGAGAATGATAACGATCGCAAATTTTGTCGCACTCGCTAA
- a CDS encoding ABC transporter substrate-binding protein, with translation MHRRWLLSALALLMSIFLAACTSATTQQPQTKITNPTETRNTNSQQLSKGSVKRVVALSSLSADIISRLDQTKIVGVTGSKLFKNDSIFKDIPRVSEGQSPPNLENVVALKPDLVIGAEGFYNIPIQKIQQLGIPTFLTKVNNWESLEELTKTLAKSIDADPQPLLNRYKSFLPEKPTQGFSTLALVSRQPILAPNKNSWAGDLLAKFQAKNIAADLQGKSPIGGYVTLSAEKVLEANPEVIILVNPPQGNSEAALLDSLKKEAFWQQLQATKNNRVYVFDYYGLVNPGSIDAIEKACQQLKQALFVAQGT, from the coding sequence ATGCATCGTCGTTGGCTTTTATCTGCCTTAGCACTTTTGATGAGTATATTTTTAGCTGCTTGCACGTCCGCAACCACTCAGCAGCCACAAACAAAAATCACAAACCCTACTGAGACGAGAAACACAAATTCTCAGCAATTATCAAAAGGATCAGTAAAAAGAGTTGTTGCTCTTTCTTCTCTTTCTGCTGACATTATCTCTCGACTTGATCAAACAAAAATTGTTGGAGTCACTGGTAGTAAATTATTTAAGAATGACTCAATATTCAAGGATATTCCCCGTGTTAGTGAAGGGCAAAGTCCGCCAAATTTAGAAAACGTGGTAGCGCTAAAACCAGATTTAGTTATTGGTGCAGAAGGTTTTTATAACATCCCAATTCAAAAAATTCAGCAGCTAGGAATTCCGACTTTTCTCACTAAGGTGAATAACTGGGAATCTCTAGAAGAACTTACTAAAACACTTGCTAAATCAATTGACGCTGATCCTCAGCCTTTGTTAAATCGTTACAAAAGTTTCTTGCCAGAAAAGCCAACTCAGGGTTTTTCTACTCTAGCGCTGGTTAGTCGTCAACCAATTTTAGCACCGAATAAAAATAGTTGGGCAGGGGATTTGCTGGCGAAATTCCAAGCTAAAAATATAGCAGCAGATTTACAAGGAAAAAGTCCTATTGGTGGCTATGTGACGCTTTCGGCTGAGAAAGTTTTAGAAGCAAATCCAGAGGTGATAATTTTAGTTAATCCCCCACAAGGAAATTCGGAAGCAGCACTTTTAGACTCCCTGAAAAAGGAAGCTTTTTGGCAACAACTGCAAGCAACTAAAAATAACCGGGTCTATGTGTTTGATTATTATGGTCTGGTGAATCCAGGTAGTATAGATGCAATTGAAAAGGCTTGTCAGCAGCTTAAGCAAGCGTTGTTTGTAGCGCAGGGAACTTAA
- a CDS encoding FTR1 family iron permease encodes MDFSTALPTFVITLREGVEAALVVGIVLALLKKAKQSRLNSWVYAGVGVGIVVSALIGVLFSWVIQILGAANPQYTSVVEPALEGVFSVLAIAMLSWMLIWMTKQARFMKATVEGAVTEALTQNSNAGWGVFTLILIAVVREGFETVLFVAANFQQGLMPALGAIGGLVTASAIGVLLFKWGVKINIRQFFQVMGVLLVLIVAGLVVSALKHFDDAVANLALSSRATEGLCFYYERFTKVHSCILGPMVSNTSTILPDEQFPGIILKSLFGYRDNLYLVQAVGYVAFLLTIGGLYFRSLGGGSPEGKKNIPFGQKPISSTKD; translated from the coding sequence ATGGATTTTAGTACTGCTCTACCTACTTTTGTAATAACGCTCCGAGAAGGAGTAGAAGCTGCCCTTGTTGTTGGCATTGTGCTAGCTTTGCTGAAAAAAGCGAAACAATCCCGACTCAACTCTTGGGTATATGCTGGTGTCGGCGTTGGTATTGTCGTCAGTGCCTTAATAGGCGTGCTATTCAGTTGGGTAATTCAAATACTGGGAGCAGCGAACCCTCAATACACCTCCGTAGTTGAGCCAGCATTGGAGGGTGTGTTTAGTGTGTTAGCGATCGCAATGCTCAGTTGGATGCTAATCTGGATGACTAAACAAGCCAGATTCATGAAAGCTACAGTTGAGGGAGCAGTAACAGAAGCACTGACACAAAACTCAAATGCTGGTTGGGGTGTTTTTACTTTAATTTTAATTGCCGTTGTCCGCGAAGGCTTTGAAACTGTTCTGTTCGTTGCTGCTAATTTCCAACAGGGATTAATGCCAGCATTGGGTGCTATTGGTGGTTTGGTAACAGCATCTGCCATTGGGGTGCTGTTATTTAAATGGGGTGTCAAAATTAACATCCGCCAGTTTTTCCAAGTCATGGGCGTTTTATTAGTGTTAATTGTCGCTGGGTTAGTAGTTTCAGCCTTGAAACATTTTGACGACGCTGTGGCTAACCTTGCCCTTAGCAGTCGGGCCACAGAAGGACTTTGTTTCTATTACGAACGTTTTACAAAAGTCCACTCCTGTATTTTGGGGCCAATGGTTTCAAATACTTCCACAATCTTGCCTGACGAACAGTTTCCTGGCATTATCCTCAAATCTTTATTTGGTTACAGAGACAATCTCTATCTTGTGCAAGCAGTAGGATATGTGGCATTTTTACTCACCATTGGAGGACTGTATTTCCGCAGCCTTGGAGGTGGTTCTCCTGAAGGTAAAAAAAATATCCCCTTTGGTCAAAAACCAATTAGTTCTACAAAGGATTAA
- a CDS encoding ferritin-like domain-containing protein, whose translation MQELDHKKTIDLLNAIMEFELAGVVRYTHYSLMVTGPNRIPIVAFFKAQASESLLHAEQVGEILTGLDGHPSLKIAPMEETYQHKVKDILEESLSHEKKALDLYKNLLDTVTNASIYLEEFARGMIGQEEMHNLELKKMLRDFS comes from the coding sequence ATGCAAGAACTTGACCATAAAAAGACCATTGACCTGCTGAACGCCATCATGGAATTTGAACTAGCAGGGGTAGTGCGTTATACACATTATTCTTTGATGGTGACTGGCCCTAACCGTATTCCAATTGTGGCCTTTTTCAAAGCACAGGCAAGTGAATCTTTACTTCATGCCGAACAAGTGGGAGAAATTCTCACCGGTTTAGATGGGCATCCCTCCCTGAAAATTGCCCCAATGGAAGAAACCTACCAGCATAAAGTAAAGGATATCTTAGAAGAAAGCTTATCCCACGAAAAAAAGGCATTGGATCTGTATAAAAATCTGCTCGATACTGTTACCAATGCCAGCATTTATCTTGAAGAATTCGCTCGCGGCATGATTGGGCAAGAAGAGATGCATAATCTCGAACTGAAAAAAATGTTACGCGATTTTAGTTAA
- a CDS encoding helix-hairpin-helix domain-containing protein, translated as MIKVRYICLTAAAALIVTLSSCSGTPTAENPSAPVASPPATEAVSSNSHSGHGGKEKININTAILSELDKFEAKLGVPALSNKIQASRPYGSPEDLVTKKVITQEQFDQIKDQVAVQEVALTSEAKDVDYMSKLGLMKGHLLVAQELLDKNQPKQAEPHIGHPVEEIYVDVEDQLNERKVKEFKTTLVSLQDLVKSSPKDSKVKTNFTSSVQAVDGAIIALPADQRSKPGFVLQVINELLDSANSEYGAAIADGKITAPIEYQDSRGFVVYANDLYKGISSQVAQADPEAHKAIDTSFAELIKVWPSAIPPAKAVKTPNDVTKLVKTIEENSQKVVDKSNTQAQR; from the coding sequence ATGATAAAAGTTCGTTATATCTGTTTAACAGCAGCAGCAGCCTTAATAGTTACCTTGAGTTCCTGTAGTGGTACACCAACCGCAGAAAATCCATCAGCACCAGTTGCTAGCCCTCCAGCTACAGAGGCAGTAAGTAGTAACAGTCACAGTGGCCACGGTGGCAAAGAAAAAATTAACATTAACACTGCTATATTGTCAGAATTAGATAAGTTTGAAGCAAAACTAGGTGTTCCGGCTTTATCGAACAAAATCCAGGCAAGTCGTCCTTATGGTAGCCCAGAAGATTTAGTTACTAAAAAAGTAATTACTCAAGAGCAGTTCGACCAAATTAAAGACCAGGTTGCTGTTCAAGAAGTGGCACTCACGAGTGAGGCAAAAGATGTTGACTATATGTCTAAATTAGGCTTAATGAAAGGACATCTTTTGGTAGCACAAGAACTGCTGGATAAGAATCAGCCGAAACAGGCAGAACCTCATATTGGACACCCAGTTGAAGAGATTTATGTTGATGTAGAAGATCAACTTAATGAGCGCAAAGTCAAAGAATTTAAGACAACATTGGTAAGTTTGCAAGACTTAGTGAAATCTAGTCCGAAGGATAGCAAAGTTAAAACCAATTTTACTTCTTCAGTGCAAGCAGTTGATGGAGCGATCATAGCTTTGCCAGCAGATCAACGTTCAAAACCAGGATTTGTGCTACAGGTAATTAACGAACTACTAGATTCAGCCAACTCCGAATATGGCGCAGCGATCGCAGATGGTAAAATAACCGCGCCAATTGAGTATCAAGACTCCCGTGGTTTTGTGGTTTACGCCAATGATTTATACAAAGGAATTTCTAGTCAAGTAGCTCAAGCAGATCCTGAAGCACACAAAGCCATCGATACTAGTTTCGCTGAACTGATAAAAGTTTGGCCTTCAGCTATCCCACCAGCAAAAGCAGTCAAAACTCCTAATGATGTTACCAAGCTAGTCAAAACCATTGAGGAAAACTCTCAAAAAGTGGTTGACAAATCTAATACCCAAGCACAGCGATAA
- a CDS encoding multicopper oxidase domain-containing protein: MPNNFALGNGKPWSRRQLLQLGLAGAGVTGVAGLWQMLNLQSKSIVKVPPFDRSAPDDVTNPMRMLRDFDYGTVKQENGRTIREFQLTAGTSIIKINSAVSYNIWDLNGRIPGPTLRAKQGDRIRVLFLNKAGHSHSLHFHGVHPAEMDGIRPISNGSATIYEFDAEPYGVHLYHCHIEPVTRHIAKGLYGMFIIDPPTPRPPADEMVLVMGGYDVNDDSHNDYYAFNGLPHYYMHNPIRIYKDQLIRLYVLNIIEYDPAVTFHLHANFFDVYRYGMSMTPSEKTDVITMGVAERHILEFAFRYPGKYMFHPHQDAIAENGCMGQFEVLAQSNSQNTVKKS, translated from the coding sequence ATGCCCAACAACTTCGCTCTAGGTAATGGAAAACCTTGGAGCCGCCGTCAATTATTGCAGCTGGGACTAGCAGGTGCTGGAGTGACTGGTGTAGCCGGACTTTGGCAGATGCTAAATCTACAAAGTAAGTCAATCGTCAAAGTGCCACCATTCGATAGGTCAGCACCAGACGACGTTACTAACCCGATGAGGATGTTAAGGGATTTTGATTATGGAACGGTAAAGCAAGAAAATGGGCGGACTATCAGGGAATTTCAGTTAACTGCGGGTACTTCCATAATAAAAATCAATAGTGCTGTCTCTTACAACATCTGGGATTTAAACGGTCGCATACCAGGGCCAACGCTACGGGCAAAACAGGGCGATCGCATCCGGGTACTATTTCTCAACAAAGCGGGACATTCTCACTCTTTGCATTTTCATGGCGTTCATCCGGCAGAAATGGATGGTATTCGCCCAATCAGCAATGGTAGTGCCACAATTTATGAATTTGATGCTGAACCTTATGGCGTTCACTTATACCACTGCCATATTGAACCAGTCACCCGCCACATCGCTAAGGGACTGTACGGCATGTTCATCATCGATCCACCTACTCCCCGTCCCCCGGCTGATGAAATGGTATTAGTGATGGGTGGATATGACGTGAATGATGATAGCCATAATGATTATTACGCCTTCAACGGTCTGCCCCACTATTACATGCATAACCCGATTCGCATTTACAAAGATCAGTTGATTCGGCTGTATGTTCTGAACATCATTGAATACGATCCGGCGGTGACGTTTCATCTCCATGCCAACTTTTTTGATGTCTATCGCTATGGCATGAGTATGACTCCTAGCGAGAAAACTGATGTGATTACGATGGGTGTCGCAGAAAGGCACATCTTGGAATTTGCTTTTCGCTACCCAGGTAAGTATATGTTCCATCCCCATCAAGATGCGATCGCAGAAAACGGTTGCATGGGTCAATTTGAAGTACTTGCCCAGAGCAACTCTCAAAATACTGTTAAAAAGTCCTGA
- a CDS encoding CbtB domain-containing protein encodes MTTFSHISVFQKTAGITLSKPVQVTLYMLLSSLVIWTVLFSTYPAAHNTAHSARHHTLGVPCH; translated from the coding sequence ATGACTACTTTTTCTCATATTTCAGTATTTCAGAAGACCGCAGGTATTACCTTATCCAAGCCTGTGCAGGTAACACTCTATATGCTGCTATCTTCTTTAGTTATCTGGACTGTGTTGTTCTCTACCTATCCTGCGGCTCATAACACAGCACACTCAGCGCGTCACCACACATTAGGCGTTCCATGTCACTAA
- a CDS encoding glycosyltransferase family 39 protein produces the protein MINRQSLIAKYFPPIGLRFLIIILLILGIFFRFAYLDRKVYWHDEAYTSLRISGYTKTEFVHQVFNGRVFAVGDIQKYQQPNSEKGLINTINSLAMEDAQHPPLYYVMVRLWMQFFGNSVATTRSLSAIISLIAFPSIYWLCLELFQSPITAWISVAFLTVSPFNVLYAQEARQLSLWMVTTLLGSAVLLRAIRLGSKHLWGIYAVTVALGLYTFLFSALVAIAHGIYVFAIESFRFTKTVKAYLIASSVGFLAFVPWILIVINSLSEIERTTTSAQARQSVSALVSSWISNISYLFADFWRYEPFFPDLNLPVLRWGRFLIPLLLILVIYSFFFLYSQAGTRVWLFVFILSGVPALGVILPDLIIGGKVSLRPRYVIPSYVGVQLAVAYLLAGQIISSKLIARKFWQLVMVVVISSGVVSCAVSSQAETWWNKSSHANPQIARIINKANKPLLISSTYSLNIGDIMSLTHLLDSQVQMQLVIEPNMPNIPDSFSEVFFYNPSKELRYELENKYKLVEVFQYSRLWQLEQKTS, from the coding sequence ATGATCAACAGACAATCATTAATTGCAAAATATTTTCCTCCTATTGGGCTACGATTTTTAATTATTATTTTGTTAATATTAGGGATATTTTTTCGCTTCGCCTATCTAGATCGAAAAGTCTACTGGCATGATGAAGCTTATACCTCATTAAGAATTTCTGGTTACACTAAGACAGAATTTGTTCACCAAGTGTTTAATGGGCGTGTGTTTGCTGTTGGAGATATACAAAAATATCAACAGCCTAATTCTGAAAAAGGTTTAATCAATACAATCAACTCTTTGGCGATGGAAGATGCCCAGCATCCTCCACTTTATTACGTGATGGTTAGATTATGGATGCAGTTTTTTGGCAATTCGGTAGCGACTACGAGAAGCTTGTCAGCCATAATTAGCTTAATAGCCTTTCCTTCCATTTATTGGCTGTGCTTAGAATTATTTCAGTCACCCATAACAGCATGGATAAGCGTAGCTTTTTTAACAGTGTCGCCCTTCAATGTGCTGTACGCCCAAGAGGCAAGGCAGTTGAGTTTGTGGATGGTGACTACTTTGCTAGGGAGTGCTGTACTGCTGCGAGCAATAAGACTGGGTAGCAAGCACCTTTGGGGGATTTATGCAGTAACAGTGGCACTAGGATTGTACACCTTTTTGTTTTCTGCGTTGGTAGCGATCGCCCACGGTATTTATGTATTTGCCATTGAAAGCTTTCGATTCACTAAAACGGTTAAAGCTTATCTAATAGCAAGTAGTGTCGGTTTTTTAGCTTTCGTTCCTTGGATTTTAATTGTTATTAATAGCTTGTCTGAAATTGAGCGCACAACAACCAGCGCTCAAGCCAGGCAATCTGTGTCAGCTTTGGTTTCTAGTTGGATTAGCAATATTAGCTATTTATTTGCTGATTTTTGGCGCTACGAACCATTTTTTCCAGATTTGAATTTGCCAGTTTTGCGCTGGGGTCGATTTTTAATTCCCTTACTACTAATCTTGGTAATATACTCATTCTTCTTTCTTTATAGTCAAGCAGGAACACGAGTTTGGTTATTTGTTTTCATCTTAAGTGGAGTACCTGCTTTAGGTGTCATATTGCCTGATTTGATTATTGGAGGTAAGGTCAGCCTGCGACCTAGATATGTCATTCCGTCTTATGTAGGCGTTCAGCTAGCTGTTGCTTACTTGCTGGCAGGTCAAATTATTTCTTCTAAGTTAATAGCCCGCAAATTTTGGCAATTAGTAATGGTAGTAGTAATTTCCAGTGGAGTTGTATCTTGTGCCGTTAGTTCTCAAGCCGAGACATGGTGGAATAAAAGCAGCCATGCCAATCCTCAAATAGCTCGCATCATCAATAAAGCTAATAAACCACTATTAATTAGTAGTACTTATTCTCTAAATATTGGGGATATAATGTCTCTAACTCATCTGTTAGATAGTCAAGTGCAGATGCAATTGGTAATTGAACCAAATATGCCAAATATTCCTGATAGTTTCAGTGAGGTGTTTTTTTATAATCCTTCTAAAGAATTGAGATATGAGCTTGAGAATAAATACAAACTAGTCGAGGTTTTCCAGTATAGTAGACTGTGGCAGCTAGAACAGAAAACCAGCTAA
- the cofH gene encoding 7,8-didemethyl-8-hydroxy-5-deazariboflavin synthase subunit CofH, with protein sequence MLTKITVEKILDRALMAYDLSLEEGVVLLQQTDPEAIAAIRATSDTLRHTQAGDTVTYIINRNINFTNICEQHCSFCAFRRDDGDVGAYWLDSAQILEKATDAVQRGATEICMQGGLNPQAQINGKSLPYYLKVVETIKQEFPQIHLHAFSPQEVEFIARLDGLGYADVITALRDAGVGSMPGTAAEVLDDQVRRILCPEKINTATWLEIVSTAHKLGLHTTSTMLSGHIETHEQQIGHLEKLRSLQQTAINQGYPARITEFILLPFVGQEAPKPLRRRVGRDQPVLSDALLLGAVARIYLGNWISNHQQSWVKLGLAGATEALVWGCNDIGGTLMEEHITTMAGALGGTCMEVETLENAIASLGRPYQQRNTLYQKIRS encoded by the coding sequence ATGCTGACAAAAATTACTGTTGAAAAAATTCTTGACCGTGCCTTGATGGCATACGACTTATCCCTCGAAGAGGGAGTGGTGTTGTTACAACAAACTGACCCGGAGGCGATCGCAGCAATACGTGCTACATCCGACACACTCCGCCACACTCAAGCAGGCGATACGGTTACATACATAATTAATCGTAATATCAACTTTACTAATATTTGTGAGCAGCACTGTAGTTTTTGTGCTTTCCGTCGAGATGATGGTGATGTCGGTGCATACTGGTTAGATTCGGCGCAAATTTTGGAAAAAGCGACAGATGCAGTGCAACGGGGTGCGACAGAAATCTGTATGCAGGGCGGATTAAATCCACAAGCGCAGATAAATGGTAAATCTTTGCCCTATTATCTCAAGGTTGTAGAAACCATCAAACAGGAATTTCCCCAGATACATTTACATGCTTTTTCTCCCCAAGAGGTGGAATTTATCGCCAGACTTGACGGACTTGGGTATGCTGATGTAATTACTGCTTTGCGCGATGCTGGTGTTGGCTCAATGCCGGGAACAGCAGCTGAAGTGTTAGACGATCAAGTTAGGCGGATATTGTGTCCAGAGAAGATTAACACAGCCACTTGGCTAGAAATTGTTAGCACCGCTCACAAATTAGGCTTGCATACCACCAGCACCATGTTATCTGGGCATATTGAAACCCACGAACAACAAATTGGGCATTTAGAAAAATTGCGATCGCTCCAACAAACCGCCATTAATCAGGGATATCCAGCAAGGATCACAGAGTTTATTTTATTACCCTTCGTTGGGCAAGAAGCGCCCAAACCCTTACGTCGCCGTGTCGGACGCGATCAACCAGTTTTGAGTGATGCACTGCTGCTAGGCGCTGTGGCGCGGATTTACTTAGGTAATTGGATTTCTAACCATCAGCAGAGTTGGGTAAAACTGGGGCTTGCTGGTGCAACAGAAGCCTTAGTTTGGGGTTGTAATGATATCGGCGGCACATTGATGGAAGAGCATATTACCACAATGGCAGGTGCTTTGGGAGGTACGTGTATGGAAGTGGAAACTTTGGAAAATGCGATCGCTTCTTTAGGAAGACCTTACCAACAACGCAATACTCTTTATCAAAAAATTAGGAGTTAG
- the psb27 gene encoding photosystem II protein Psb27 yields the protein MHMKRYWSRLLALVLVVSIGLMGCSGSPDSLTGDYRQDTLAVVNVMRQALDISQDSPEKAAVQAEARQKINDFSARYQRVNSVSGLGSFTTMRTALNSLAGHYSSYPNRAVPEKLKNRLEKELQQVEAALKRGG from the coding sequence ATGCATATGAAGCGCTATTGGTCGCGTTTGCTTGCGCTGGTTTTGGTTGTATCTATCGGCTTAATGGGCTGTTCTGGCAGTCCAGATAGTTTGACTGGGGATTATCGCCAAGACACCTTAGCTGTGGTCAATGTTATGAGACAAGCTCTGGATATATCACAAGATTCACCAGAAAAAGCAGCAGTTCAAGCAGAAGCGCGTCAAAAAATTAATGACTTTTCGGCTCGCTATCAGCGAGTTAACTCTGTTTCTGGTCTTGGCTCTTTTACAACCATGCGAACAGCCCTCAACTCCCTGGCTGGACACTACAGTTCTTACCCAAATCGTGCAGTACCCGAAAAACTCAAAAATCGTTTAGAGAAGGAGTTACAGCAGGTAGAAGCAGCGCTAAAGCGTGGCGGTTAA